The Candidatus Desulfatibia profunda genome has a segment encoding these proteins:
- the aroC gene encoding chorismate synthase, which produces MPGNTFGTLFRITTWGESHGKGVGVIIDGCPPKIPLDEKVIQSMLDRRRPGRSPASTRRREPDRAVIMSGVFEDMTTGTPIMIMVENKDADSNAYAPYANLFRPGHGDITYMAKYGIRDWRGGGRASARETVARVAAGAVAKALLETEKIEILAYTVELGGIKAIKRDLDMIAKNVFCCPDMDAVKKMEKRVAGIRKQGDSIGGIVEIMARGVPKGLGEPVFDKLDADLAKALMSIGAVKGVEIGAGFEAAAKLGSENNDSITPQGFASNNAGGILAGISNGDDIVIRVAVKPIPSIEVEQKTVDVSGNPRTLSVKGRHDIAAIPRINVVCEAMVTLVLADHLLRQRAIQQ; this is translated from the coding sequence ATACGTTCGGAACGTTGTTCAGAATCACAACTTGGGGTGAATCACACGGAAAAGGCGTGGGCGTCATCATTGACGGCTGTCCCCCTAAAATACCACTGGATGAAAAGGTTATCCAGTCCATGCTGGACCGCAGGCGGCCGGGAAGGTCTCCTGCAAGTACCCGCAGACGGGAACCGGATCGGGCGGTCATCATGTCGGGTGTTTTTGAAGATATGACGACCGGAACGCCCATCATGATTATGGTTGAAAACAAAGACGCCGACTCTAATGCGTATGCGCCTTATGCAAATCTGTTTCGGCCCGGTCACGGCGACATAACCTATATGGCCAAGTACGGCATACGTGATTGGCGCGGGGGCGGGCGGGCTTCCGCGCGGGAAACCGTGGCAAGGGTGGCTGCCGGAGCTGTCGCCAAGGCCCTGCTTGAAACCGAAAAGATTGAAATCTTGGCATACACGGTAGAACTTGGCGGTATCAAGGCAATCAAACGCGATCTGGATATGATCGCTAAAAATGTATTTTGTTGTCCGGATATGGATGCTGTGAAAAAGATGGAAAAACGTGTTGCTGGCATTCGAAAGCAGGGTGATTCCATTGGCGGAATAGTCGAAATTATGGCCAGAGGGGTTCCCAAGGGTCTTGGAGAACCGGTGTTCGACAAGCTCGATGCAGATTTGGCAAAAGCGTTGATGAGTATCGGAGCGGTTAAGGGCGTTGAGATCGGTGCAGGATTTGAGGCCGCCGCCAAACTGGGGTCTGAAAATAATGACTCCATAACTCCCCAGGGTTTTGCCTCCAATAATGCCGGCGGGATCCTTGCCGGAATTTCAAATGGAGATGATATTGTCATCCGTGTGGCTGTTAAACCGATTCCTTCAATTGAGGTTGAACAAAAAACCGTTGACGTTTCAGGTAACCCAAGAACTTTGTCGGTCAAAGGACGTCATGATATTGCAGCCATCCCCCGCATCAATGTTGTCTGTGAAGCCATGGTAACCCTTGTCCTGGCAGATCATCTGTTAAGGCAGCGGGCCATTCAGCAATAA